The Marinobacter salsuginis genomic interval CAAGGCATTGATGAACCCGCCGTTGTTGAAAAAACGCCGCTGGTGAGAGATTACTCTCCCGTTATCGGCCCTGAGGACGCGCCGGTAACCATTGTCGAATTCTTCGACCCATCCTGCGAAGGCTGTCGCGCCATGCATCCCTATGTGAAACAGATTCAGGCTGCATACCCGGACAACGTGCGTCTGGTCCTGCGCTACGTATTGTTTCACAAAGGCTCGGAAGAGGCCGTCAGAATTCTGGAAACCGCCCGCGAACAGGGGATCTACGAGCCGGTGCTTGACGCTGTCATGGAAGCCCAACCCCAGTGGCATGACGATCCAAAGGTCGCCGCAGCATGGGATGCGGCGGAGTCAGCCGGGCTTGATTTAGAAGCCGCCCGGGCCGGTATGAACTCGCAGGAGATTGACCGCATTATTCAACAGGATGCGGCTGACGTGAAA includes:
- a CDS encoding DsbA family protein, translated to MRTRTLVTSLVLFCLVVFAAAFVYYDRSQGIDEPAVVEKTPLVRDYSPVIGPEDAPVTIVEFFDPSCEGCRAMHPYVKQIQAAYPDNVRLVLRYVLFHKGSEEAVRILETAREQGIYEPVLDAVMEAQPQWHDDPKVAAAWDAAESAGLDLEAARAGMNSQEIDRIIQQDAADVKAVGISGTPTFYVNGDTLSRLGPQELYDLVTSKVESPQ